The window GTAGGACAaagcaaaagaaagtaaaagttAGACATTGTTagaaactattttaaaatgaaaaaataataaatcatagttGCTCAAAATAAAGGAATTTAAAGCTAAATTACGGGTAAAATTAAGAAATTGCCTATATGACACAGTCTGTCAATAACACACATCATACTAATATTTGTCTTGCCTATCTTTTATACTTTCTGTAGCAGATATAGCTGTGCAGCAAAAGTATCAGGGCAGCTGTCAATCAATGAGCAAGATTTGTACAAATTCTACAAAATTGTACAAGGCtacagttgtattttttaaacttgaattTAAAATTGGTAATCCACAAATCACTATACATAtccctaaaatataatataaatagtaaaaatagagAAATGACTGGGCACATTATACTTTAGTCTAATTCATACCTCAATGTGGTATCGCTCCCTTATGCCGGTACGCATGGCCAAAATGGCACCTCCAACAAATGGCAAGCAGCAGCACTCCCCGTATTCTGAGGCTACCTTGCACGCCAAAATGCAGGGGACAAATGTTCCACAAAGGCCTGAAGGGTAGAAGAACTTTGAGTTAGTGAAACAAAGTCAAGAAAATAGATTGACAAATACTGTGCATCACTTAAGCCAGAAGAGGAGCCGAAACCATGGATCAGCAAATCTGTTGGTGGTGGAGACTAtagcacacaaaaaaatgttacaggagCTACAAGGGGAtactttttaatttcaatatcCAAGCTAGAATTAAAAGTTGCTAAGTTGCACTTCCCCCTACTGTGACTTTAGGATGCCATTCAAAATATACGTTGCTTAACCATGGTGCATGCTTAACCATGAAGGAGTCTTAAAGTAGAGGAACCAGCTTTTCATTTGAGCACCCAATTATGCAAAGAGGAATTACAATTACAAGATTTTCTTTCCAAATTACTAAACTAACCTGAATGTCGCATATGTAGATTGCATACAAAGCAGTCTTTAAAATAGTTTAGAGGAAGTTGCGAAAAAGGTTTTATgagattacaatctaggaagtcTATGTCATTACGTGTGTgataatgtattttgtaatgttcGGAGTACAAATTAATATTAATCAGCTGTTTTCAAGTCTACATGGACCGCCCCACACATTTACCAACCAGTTCAAGTTTTTCAGATATTATGTACTGGTAACTATAGGAGTATTGTAATGTCTTTATtaagtaaaagtataaaaatataatatatacatatataaaaatagcataaaaaatatcaataaaaaatttaagAATGAACAGCAACCCATCTCATTAACACGTCATGGAATTTGCCATACGTTGCGTTAAAACACGTGTTTCTACTATGCATTAGTGGGAAAGATTCTTAAGAGAAGATTCACTTTGTGCTGTATACAGGATGCAAAATGGGGAGGAATCATTAGAATGATTACCATAAGACAGGGAACCAACCCAAATAGATTACCAACCCAGATAgggaaaaacaaacacacactagcccaaaaaaattacacataagtTAATGGATAGGCAAGTCTGATTAAACTGTGATAAATAATTCTTAAATGCAAGAATGAAACAAGTTCAGACCGGTGTGTCAGGGGAAGCACATTAGTAATAATAATCTTATCTAGTGATCTGAGCTGGCTTGCTGGAATAGACCAGACCCATTCATTACCATGTAACAATTTGTGTACTGCAGCCATTATTATGCTTTTTGAGTATATTGCTAAACCTAATAAATACTTACAGACGCCCATGTCTTCACAGCAGTCCATAACTTCAGAGTTCCATTGGCTGGTACTGGGTGCATAGCCCTGCATGGCCTGAGGCTGGGTGGTCATTGGGTAAGACATTGTATATCTggaataaaacacaaataggACATTAGCCATAAGGGTGGGGCATGGTTAATACGGAATGgatgaaatattttgaaattaatgcaaattaaGTATTTGTATTGTCAGATCAAACTGTGAATCCACTCCTGCCTACCTTTCCTATTGACATGCAAATAAAGTTACATATCTGGTAGTTCAACTGGAACTAGTTCAACTGGAAGAATGCAACATCTTCGAATGAAATGTTACTGGTAGTGATTGGCCACCCAACACTGTCATAGTGAGGAGTGCTCGGCCATGTAAAAGCTCCAGACTATGATGTGAGTGGTCAGACAagcttcttctcttttttgcttGAGAGAAATAGGTGGAAAGGCAAACAATTACCAAAGGGGCAAAATAATTTGGACGGCTACCAGACAAGTTCATTTCAAACAATTTGCCAATCACTACAAGAGAACCAGAGCTGCACTTAATATTAGCACTTACTGTTTTATATACCTTGTATGCTCAAATATAAATCAGTCCAACTATAAACCTGTACCTGCTGTCATCATGAGGCATTGGAGATATCCGAGAGCTCTGATTTTTGACAGCTGCAATCTTTTTCATCCCTGACCCAGGTGCAAACCATGATCTTTTTCTCCAAGATTGCAAAaaacaatcttggtttatactcgagcatatacagtaaaaactcacatgtgattttttttaaaaattacattttcggTTCACATCAAATTTTTTACTGGCCtaactttttaatacatttcccaAATGTTAAATATCTGTGAAATATCCTCAATAATCTGGCAGCTTTTAATAATATCTTTAGATTTAAGCCACCAAGTAGCCTTGGCACAATAAAGaactacaaaatgtttcttttttactgaatggtattttaaaataaaggacCGCCCCAACCACTTTCGTATTTTGGTTTTTTGTTAGTTAATGTAGAGTTACGGCACGCCCTTTACGTTGCTTGTGCCTCCATTGGGTTACCTACCACACCCATACAGGGGAAACCactcccttttttttaacagtacgTGTAGAAAGGAGATCAAAATGGGATGAAGCAATCCCAAGGTGGGTATGAACTGCATAAAACCTTGTATTGGAATTGATTCCATGTTCTAACAAACTGCACATTCTTACTAACCACCACTAAGCAGATGTAAACCTAACAAGCCCAAGTAATATTAAAGAACATTCACATTAaagtacacaatatataataaaacaaatttaatgtgAAATCACCCAACtaatccacataaaaaacattaaaccaaATAAGCCATTGCTATGGATTGTTGCACCATGGAAATTCACATTAACCAATAAGAGATCTTTATAAGTGTAAATAAAATGAGTCAAGTCACAAGAGTACCAAGCTATAAAAACTCCACATGAAAAAGCAAACAGGAAACTTTTCATTATAAGTGTTTACTTTTAAAGCTCTGGAGAAAAGAAGAGCAAGAGATACATTCATCGTAATCCAGCAAAATACCAGATCTATATTCAAGATCCAAACCCTCCCTTGACAACAAATACAATTTCACATATATTtcaaacacagaaaagaaaatatgtgatgCAAATTAGAGATGCAAACTAAAATATGCTTTGGATGAGGTCCAAAAATAGTCAAGAATAGATTTAACATTTATGATATGCTTATTTGAGAAGTTTAGCATCTCTTGAGTCACTTTATGGGGTTAAAAGTTGGGGTGGTTGCCATGAGTATTAATGTTAAGCACATCAACTTTTAAAGCTGCTCTGCCTTTTTGAATTGATAGTCAATAGGTTAATGGAATGGCGCTGGTTTGCCAAACAGGTGTGGTTGTATTGTGGAGCGGGTTAGTCGTGGTCCATTCACATTTAAAGGGCAGCTCATACGTACAGAAAAGGCTTAAAAGAATTTAGTTTTAAGCCAGAAAGTGTCACACTTGAGGAATCCAAAAAGTTAATGTTTAAACAATATTCTCCAATAGttaccaacacatttcaggggtccTTACCCGGGCAAGTTAGATATTGAGAATCATACAGACAGACAGGAGTGGTTGCAAATAATTGACCAAAAAACTGCTAAAAGGCACATTTCTGAATCTAGCCAAACACCATTCATTATTTTCAAATGATTATCAATCTATTAGCCCAAAAAATTCAATTGataaaaaatcaagcaaaatCATATATATGATCAATTTATAGTTAAAATGCCGTAATATAAAATTAAAGGGGCAAGACAAGTTTTTTCATCCATTGGCTAACcattgtaaaaccatttttatgtCAATGATCAATTTTTTAATTAGATATAGATGTGAAAATTTATTAATGCCAATCACATATCTAACAAGTGGATGccacattaaatacattacaaatatatttcgaaaaaattaattattattattgaaatatcaATTGAAAGTAATGTTGAGGGGAAAATTGCATAGGGTGTGTCCAGCATCACTTGCTGCATATTGCACCCTGTTTTGTTCTTCTATCTTATGAATAGATAAGGTTGTTTCTCTTTTAAGTGGAAAAACCATAGAAAAGAAATGAATTGAGCTTATTCATTTTATCCCATTTGGACAGAAACGTATTGAATGACTATGgaaataaagcagcaaatctcAGGGGAAAAAAAGCTAACACTAATACATATTAAtagtaatgtatttataaatacatgtttaaatatataaactaataGCATATTGATAGGGGTTACAGGTAGAAAAGTAAAAGTTCAGACACACCTAAGCCGCCAGATCTCaggaggaaaaagtaaaaataaaaaaataaaaatgtttaacaaaaaaaaaaaaaaaaggatagcattagattgtgaaccccttagAGAGACAGGCAATGATTATggacattgtaaaaataataataatagaagaggTATGTAGCATACTATAATACTAATATTTGGCCATCAGTATTAAAGCAGAGACACAAAAGGGATGATAAAAAAGTCAGATCCTGGAACTTACTTGTTCTGCAGCGGTGCCttgaaaaaaagatgctgaatgACAAGTCTGCCTAACGTTAGGTATTTATAGAGCAGCACTCAGCCAAATCTGGGAGGATACAGCAGGTAATGTGACCTCAGGTTTCCACCACCTCCCTTCATTGTCACAGCCGCTCCCATGTCATATTTCCACCTTATCTCTGTATCACCTGCAAGGAGCTGTTCCCATTCCAACTGCTACTTCTCCGCCATGCCTACCCCGGCTCCTGCTGATTACTGGGAATTTAGGTTGCTAGCAACAGAAATGGAGACAAGAAATTCCTGACTTTCGGCTTTACAAGCCAAAGTAAATCTTAGAAATGTCCTTGTTTAGCATCTGAATGAATACCTGTTTCAACCCAAattacattttgccttttttcttattcatttatgctaaatttttgtttttcttacttttaagaaaagtaaaaaaatttattctttaaatttttttgtttcctttcatttatattctgtcttttttttcatgtcttttatCAATCTTGTAACTTTTCACCTTTTTCtcggtttatttttttacatttctgaattcATTCCCTATTTATTatgattataaataataatattaataataataataataatatttagaagaTGGAAGAAGAGTGTAGCTCAGAGGAGAGTTCTTAAATTGCCACTGTAGTAGTTGTCAAGCCAGTTaggtaaattaagtaaaaaagaaagaaaagttgtttttttatggcacacttgttttgttaaaaaatatataaaataaactttattctaAACAATGTGAGAAAgacaaataataacaaaacatacaTGCAATACAAGATGACACCTATCTTCCCACTGGGGGATCAAAGTTGTACAGAGGGTATACCTATACCCTCTATACAACTTTGACCATCCCCCATACCCTCTATACAACTTTGACCATCCCCTATACCCTCTATACAACTTTGACCATCCCCTATACCCTCTATACAACTTTGACCATCCCCCATACCCTCTATACAACTTTGACCATCCCCTATACCCTCTATACAACTTTGACCATCCCCCTATACTCTCTATACAACTTTGACCATCCCCCTATACTCTCTATACAACTTTGACCATCCCCTATACCCTCTGTAAAACTTTGACCATCCCCTCTACCCTCTGTACAACTTTGACCCAGTGGGGAGATAAGTGTCATCTTGTAttgcatgtatgttttatatattatttgtctttctcatattgtttagaataaaggattttatatattttttaacaaaacaaaacaaaagccgcttttcttttttctctacct of the Pyxicephalus adspersus chromosome 11, UCB_Pads_2.0, whole genome shotgun sequence genome contains:
- the LOC140341022 gene encoding cornifelin homolog B-like codes for the protein MSYPMTTQPQAMQGYAPSTSQWNSEVMDCCEDMGVCLCGTFVPCILACKVASEYGECCCLPFVGGAILAMRTGIRERYHIEGSICNDCVCLTFCGPCTLCQMARELKARKC